One window of Saccharicrinis carchari genomic DNA carries:
- the lptB gene encoding LPS export ABC transporter ATP-binding protein, which translates to MSEQNLVLHTDNLIKKYKNRTVVKGVSVKVEQGEIVGLLGPNGAGKTTTFYMVVGLVTPNAGEIYLNDKKITREPVYKRAQRGIGYLAQEASVFRKLSIEDNIKAVLEMTNFSKEYQKERLEELLSEFGLTHIRKSLGIQLSGGERRRCEIARALAINPKFILLDEPFAGVDPIAVQDIQEIVSKLKYKNIGILITDHNVHETLSITDRAYLLFEGNILKAGTAEDLAEDPEVRRLYLGNDFELKRRVFNVDK; encoded by the coding sequence ATGTCAGAACAAAATTTGGTGTTGCACACCGATAACCTAATAAAAAAATATAAAAACCGTACCGTTGTAAAAGGGGTATCGGTAAAAGTGGAACAAGGCGAAATTGTTGGACTCCTTGGACCCAATGGAGCGGGCAAAACTACTACTTTTTATATGGTGGTGGGATTGGTTACGCCAAATGCGGGCGAAATATATTTGAACGATAAAAAAATAACCCGCGAACCGGTTTACAAAAGAGCACAGCGCGGAATCGGTTATCTGGCGCAGGAGGCTTCCGTTTTTCGTAAGCTCAGCATTGAGGATAATATTAAAGCCGTGTTAGAGATGACCAACTTTAGCAAGGAATATCAGAAAGAAAGGCTCGAAGAGTTGCTTAGCGAATTTGGCTTAACGCATATCCGTAAAAGTTTGGGCATACAATTATCTGGTGGCGAGCGCCGCCGTTGCGAAATTGCGCGTGCCCTGGCCATCAACCCCAAGTTTATACTTCTGGACGAACCTTTTGCCGGTGTTGATCCTATTGCCGTGCAGGATATTCAGGAGATAGTATCCAAACTCAAATATAAAAACATAGGTATTCTGATTACCGACCATAACGTACACGAAACTTTGTCAATTACCGATAGAGCTTACTTGTTATTCGAAGGAAATATATTAAAAGCCGGCACGGCGGAAGATTTAGCCGAGGATCCGGAAGTGCGCCGTCTCTATTTGGGTAATGATTTTGAATTGAAACGCAGGGTGTTTAACGTGGACAAATAA
- the tig gene encoding trigger factor has protein sequence MNISKENIDDLNAVIKLTVEKKDYESRVDEVLKDYRKKANMPGFRPGKVPAGMIKKMYGNQVMADQVNKIVSEEVSKYLHESELDILGEPLPSESQESIDFETQDNFQFNFDIALAPEFEVKLSKRDKLPYYSIEVTDEMLEQQIKQATSRFATSEKAEEATEESLIKGDFVQLDQEGNSLEEGIQAEDVVVSAVSINSEEAKAKLVGAKVGDEIVLNPKGTFNDAQQVSYMLKVSAEEAEQIDGDFKFTIKEINDYVPAEMNQELFDQVLGEGIVTSEGEFKAKIKEDLEKTLAYESEYKFLMDAKEKLMGKTEIALPEAFLKRWILTVNHDKEDINAETIDNDMPKYMEDLKWQLIKNNIIKANEIKIEENDVLEVAKKSAKMQFMQYGLSNIPEEHLESYAKDMMKQEDQRRNMAETAVQEKVMAFVKEAVKLDEKTVNREEFNKLFEKN, from the coding sequence ATGAACATCTCAAAAGAAAACATTGATGATTTAAATGCAGTAATTAAGCTTACTGTAGAGAAAAAAGATTACGAGAGCCGTGTTGATGAGGTACTAAAAGATTACCGCAAAAAAGCCAATATGCCTGGCTTCCGTCCCGGCAAAGTTCCTGCCGGCATGATAAAAAAAATGTACGGTAATCAGGTGATGGCCGATCAGGTAAATAAAATTGTTTCTGAAGAGGTTTCGAAATACTTGCACGAGAGTGAACTGGATATCTTGGGCGAACCACTACCCAGCGAATCACAGGAAAGCATTGATTTTGAAACACAAGATAACTTTCAGTTTAACTTTGATATTGCTTTGGCACCCGAGTTTGAGGTGAAGCTTAGTAAACGGGATAAACTACCTTACTATAGTATAGAGGTTACCGACGAAATGTTGGAACAGCAAATTAAACAGGCCACCAGCCGCTTTGCTACTTCCGAAAAAGCCGAAGAAGCCACCGAGGAATCCTTGATAAAAGGCGATTTTGTTCAGTTAGATCAAGAGGGTAATTCGCTTGAGGAAGGAATTCAGGCGGAGGACGTAGTGGTTTCAGCCGTATCTATTAATAGCGAAGAGGCCAAAGCAAAACTGGTAGGCGCCAAAGTGGGAGATGAGATAGTATTAAATCCTAAGGGCACTTTTAACGATGCCCAGCAAGTATCGTACATGCTAAAAGTATCGGCCGAGGAGGCGGAGCAAATTGATGGTGACTTTAAATTTACCATAAAAGAAATAAACGATTATGTGCCTGCCGAAATGAATCAGGAATTGTTTGATCAGGTACTTGGAGAAGGCATAGTTACAAGCGAAGGGGAGTTTAAGGCCAAGATTAAGGAAGACTTAGAAAAAACCCTGGCTTATGAAAGCGAGTATAAATTTTTGATGGATGCCAAAGAGAAACTAATGGGCAAAACGGAAATTGCTTTACCCGAGGCCTTCCTGAAGCGTTGGATATTGACGGTTAATCACGACAAAGAAGACATCAATGCCGAAACCATCGATAACGACATGCCAAAATATATGGAAGACTTAAAATGGCAGTTGATCAAAAACAACATTATCAAGGCAAACGAAATAAAAATAGAAGAAAATGATGTGCTGGAGGTAGCCAAAAAATCGGCAAAAATGCAATTTATGCAATATGGCCTGTCTAACATACCCGAGGAGCATCTGGAAAGTTATGCCAAGGATATGATGAAACAGGAAGATCAACGTCGCAACATGGCCGAAACAGCGGTGCAGGAAAAAGTAATGGCATTTGTTAAAGAAGCGGTTAAGCTGGATGAAAAAACGGTAAACCGCGAGGAATTTAATAAATTGTTCGAAAAAAACTAA
- the tatC gene encoding twin-arginine translocase subunit TatC, translated as MAKSDKEEMTFLQHLEELRWHLVRSFASVFVVAIVAFMFKNIVFDTIIFGPSSPEFFTNRMLTLLADRLSLPALAINQEVIKFQNILMAGQFTMHLKVSFIAGLVVAFPYIFWEFWRFIKPALYQEEVNHSRGAIFFASILFSVGILFAYYIICPLSVHFLATYHVSDKVENILNLGSYISTVTSIVMAGGILFELPILIYFLAKVGLVTSDTLKKYRRHSIVVSLLLAAIITPPDMISQVLVCVPLIFLYEIGIVIAKRIERKKIKADVAVY; from the coding sequence ATGGCAAAATCGGATAAAGAGGAAATGACTTTTTTGCAGCATCTCGAAGAGTTAAGGTGGCATCTGGTAAGGTCGTTCGCATCGGTTTTTGTGGTGGCGATTGTTGCCTTTATGTTTAAAAATATAGTTTTCGACACCATTATTTTTGGCCCAAGCAGCCCGGAGTTTTTTACTAACAGAATGCTTACCTTATTAGCCGATCGGCTAAGCCTGCCCGCACTGGCTATTAATCAGGAGGTAATTAAATTTCAGAATATATTAATGGCAGGTCAGTTTACCATGCACCTTAAAGTTTCTTTTATCGCGGGTTTGGTAGTTGCTTTTCCGTATATTTTCTGGGAGTTCTGGCGTTTTATAAAACCGGCCTTGTATCAGGAGGAGGTTAACCATTCAAGAGGCGCCATATTTTTTGCTTCTATCCTTTTTTCGGTGGGTATATTGTTTGCCTACTATATTATCTGTCCGCTATCGGTACATTTTTTGGCTACCTATCATGTGAGCGATAAAGTGGAAAACATATTAAACTTAGGTTCATACATAAGCACCGTTACTTCCATTGTTATGGCGGGTGGTATTCTTTTTGAATTGCCCATACTCATATATTTTTTAGCTAAGGTGGGGTTGGTTACTTCAGATACCTTAAAAAAGTACAGGCGTCATTCAATCGTGGTAAGCTTGCTGCTGGCGGCCATAATTACGCCTCCCGATATGATTAGTCAGGTATTGGTGTGTGTTCCATTAATTTTTCTATACGAGATAGGCATTGTTATTGCTAAGAGAATTGAACGCAAAAAAATAAAAGCAGATGTGGCGGTATATTAG
- the clpP gene encoding ATP-dependent Clp endopeptidase proteolytic subunit ClpP has protein sequence MIDPKDFQKYATKHVGINSLAYDKYTAITSGYISPTIIEERQMNVASMDVFSRLMMDRIIFLGLPIDDTVANIIQAQLLYLESADPHKDISIYFNSPGGSVHAGLGIYDTMQYIGSDVATICTGMAASMGAVLLTAGAKGKRSALKHSRVMIHQPMGGAQGQASDIEITAREILKLKKELYTIIAEHSGNSFKKVEKDSDRDYWMTATEAKEYGMIDEVLIREKK, from the coding sequence ATGATAGATCCAAAAGACTTTCAAAAATATGCCACGAAACATGTGGGCATCAATAGCCTGGCATATGATAAATATACGGCTATCACAAGCGGTTATATTTCGCCTACCATTATTGAGGAGCGACAAATGAACGTGGCCTCTATGGATGTTTTTTCGCGCTTAATGATGGATCGTATTATATTTTTAGGATTGCCTATTGATGATACCGTGGCCAATATTATCCAGGCGCAATTGTTGTATCTCGAATCGGCAGATCCGCATAAAGATATTTCTATCTATTTTAATTCACCTGGAGGCTCAGTACATGCAGGGCTGGGAATTTACGATACCATGCAATATATTGGTTCGGATGTTGCTACTATTTGTACCGGTATGGCCGCCTCTATGGGCGCTGTGCTATTAACGGCCGGGGCAAAAGGTAAACGTTCGGCACTGAAGCATTCAAGGGTAATGATTCATCAACCGATGGGCGGAGCTCAAGGTCAGGCGTCGGATATTGAAATTACAGCACGCGAAATTTTAAAACTCAAAAAAGAGTTATATACCATCATTGCCGAACATTCCGGAAACAGCTTTAAGAAGGTAGAGAAGGATTCGGATCGCGATTACTGGATGACTGCCACCGAAGCGAAGGAATACGGTATGATAGACGAAGTACTGATAAGAGAGAAAAAGTGA